The nucleotide window GAGGGCAAGGCGGCCATGGCGATCCAAGTGAACAGCCTGCTGGCCAACATGGCAGCCCAGACCAACCCCGCCACCCTGGACCAGAAGATCGGCTTCTTCCCGATCTCCGCGACCTCCGCCACCGCCACCTCCATCCCGGAGCAGACCAACGCCGTCGTTGCTTTCAAGACCGGTGACGCTAAGCGTGAGGCGGCCTCCCGCCAGTTCCTGGTGTACTGGCTGTCGGACGGCTACGCGGACTTCGTCAAGGACCAGCACCTGGTGTCCATCATCAACGGCGTAGCCACCCCAGACTCGGTGCCGACGGCGATCCAGGAGGCCTACAAGGCACTCGACGGCGCCGTCGGTTCCATGCAGTCCCTGGCCGTAGCCAACCCGGACCTGGCCAAGAACCTGGGCGACATGATCGCGGGTACCAAGACTGCGGCCCAGGTGGGCGAGGAGACGCAGACACAGTTCGCCCAGCTGGCTAAAGCGATCGGCGCCAAGGGGTTCTAAGCCGATGAGCCTGAAGGAAAGAACGGCGGGGGTCGGCGGTACAGGCCAGTCGGGCCGGTCGGGTGCGGCGCACCCGTGGAGCTTCGTGATACCGGCCTTCGCCGTGCTCACGGTGTTCTTCCTGACGCCCACGGTTTACAACTTCGTCTACGCCTTCACGGACTGGTCCAGCTTCAAGAGCGCGATCAACCCGGTGGGACTGGACAACTTCCGTGACCTGGCGGCCTCGGGCGCCTTGAAGCACGCACTGGTGGTGACTTTGGTCTACGCAGCTGGGGTGGCGGTGTTCCAGAACCTATTCGGTCTGGGGCTGGCGCTGCTGCTGGAGCGGGACACCTGGATCAACAAGGTGCTGCGGGTGGTCTTCTTCATCCCGGTGATCATCTCCGCGCTGGCTGCGGGCTATGTCTTCCAGGCGCTGCTGAAGCCGGAGGGTGGGGTGAACCAGCTGCTGTCCTGGCTGGCGGGCAGCCCCGTGCACACGGCCTGGCTGGGTTCCACCACCTGGAC belongs to Actinomyces trachealis and includes:
- a CDS encoding carbohydrate ABC transporter permease, with product MSLKERTAGVGGTGQSGRSGAAHPWSFVIPAFAVLTVFFLTPTVYNFVYAFTDWSSFKSAINPVGLDNFRDLAASGALKHALVVTLVYAAGVAVFQNLFGLGLALLLERDTWINKVLRVVFFIPVIISALAAGYVFQALLKPEGGVNQLLSWLAGSPVHTAWLGSTTWTLLVVILIHSWKWMGMSMLVYLAGLKTIDSQVLEAARIDGASPWQTLLRIRIPLIAPAVTFNVATALLGSMNSFDIVQATTAGGPGSSTELLNLFIFRTFGQGLYAQATTMSLVLFLAVVLLAFPVIGMLRRRERNMT